The segment ATCTATGATTTATTATTGGGATGATAAATAATGTTATTATGTAATAAGGAATGATTTGAAATATTAATGCAAAAGTCAAATATTAGTTTAAATCATTAAtaaaatcattatcattttcatttaatatttatattgAGAGATTTGAACTCAGCCATCTGAGCTATTACACTAATTAAATCATTGTTCAAATGCATTCCCAATCCATATGAGTTTTCTGTATTTTATAGCATTCCAGATAACATTTGAGTAAAACTTAGTTTTGTTAGGTATTGACTTTTAGAACCAGTGAAAAAACCAAGACCAGACTAATTCCCAAACAATCCAGGTTTTCTATTCCCCCACGTCTAGAAAGCCTAAAATGAAAAGTCTTTGCAGCATTTTTGTGAGAATATTCCTCTGCTTTCCTGTCATGAATTTTTTAAATTCTTGaaacaatctgaaatttgtatTATTATCAGTACTTCAGATACTCTGTCTCAGGCAAAGAAGCCCAATCATTCTTTCATTTTATTCTATTCTCTGTAGAGAAAGCAAAGGCAAAGGCCATGTTAATATGGGCAGAAACATATCTAGACCTGGTGCTGGTTCCATCAGGCCTTCTCTTCCTTGGAGTATATCATCTCTACCTCTTGTATAGAATTCTCAAGTATCCCCATTCAACTGCCATAGGATTCGACAATGACAAGAAAAAGATTTGGGTACACAAGATGATGGAGGTAAGTCATCCTATTTATTTGATCCAAGACTCTTTTTTTCTCAATGAATTGAATTGTAATGTTAAAATGTTTTTGATTGCAGGACATTCCTAGAAACACAGAAATAGCACTTCAAGTGATCTCAAGCAACATATCAGCTGCCACATATCTGGCAGCACTTTCCATTTCTCTGAGTTCACTGATTGGCACCATTGTGGGTAGCAGCACAACAAACAGTCAATCCAAAATTCTGGCGGATGAAATAATCTATGGAGACAGAAGTACTTCAGTTGGGTCTATTAAATACGCAAGCCTTCTGCTCTGTTTTTTAATAGCCTTCATGTCTCAAGTGCAGTGCATTCGTTATTTTACTCATGTCAATTTTCTGATCAGCACTCCAGGTTCCAGTGTGCCTGCACATTATGTAGAGGATGCTGTAATCAGAGGGAGTAATTTCTGGGCACTAGGACTCAGAGCTTATTACTTTGCATTTCCTCTGCTGTTATGGGTATTTGGTCCCATACCCATGTTTAGTTGCTCCTTGGGAATGGTCTGCTTCTTATATTTTCTTGATTCCAAGGATAATCCAATCCCACCATTGGGGGTTAAGGAGCAGAAAACTGGGTTAGTTGCAGAGACTAAGCGAAGAAACCAGAGAGGTCCGGTGATCGAATCTAGCAATGGCCACTCGACACTTGCCAGTTTCATGATGACCCAAATGGTATCGCCACAGTTGCAGGTGGGGTAGATAAATTCGTGGCTTCCTTCAAAGGATCTGCCAAGGACACAATTTTTTCTTTCGTTGTGGATTATAAGTACTCATAATTTATGATTTGAATTCATACCATTTTGAGGGCTCACATATATCTCATCTTTAACATGAATCTTCATCAAGAAATTTTTTTCTTTACCAACTAAATTGTGCTTGTTGATTTAACGTGTACGTAAGCAAATGAAGTTTGTGATTCCGTCCATAATCCAAATTGGCCCTGCTGACCTAGGGCAAATGACATGATATATAAATTGACGAGCTTTCTTGTAATGCAGAATAGTTTTCCTTTCCTCATCTTGTTATGTATATCATGATGAGTTTTCTTGTAAGTACTATTCTGGATAGTATCTTTGATATCTCTTTGATGGCTTTGTTTCTCATGAGAATTAATATCataaatgttttaattttgattcattttcttttaaaaaaattcttaacaTCATATTGATAAAACTAAGATTATATAATGTAAAAGTTGAAAAAGCTTTGTAGGGAGTTTAAAAAAAACAGAGAAAGCAAGAGCTGCCAATAAAAAGTAGCAACACATCCACCATAAAATGtgtatataagaaaaaaaaaaaaagaagaaagagaaaagaaaaaaacacaaaaaaagaggTACTTAAAAGAGAACAAAACTGAAGCGCAGCCCACCAAGAAAGGACTAAAGCTCAAATCGTAGGAAAAACATAGAAAAAAGAGAAAAGTTTGACTCTTGATTGTACATTACAATTAAATAATATCTTTAAATATAAGACTAACCAgatactatttttcatttaatgagTTGTGTGTGAGGAACCTTTGCTTGTTTCACAAGTGTAGAAGTGCAATTGAGATGATGTGGAATTTGTGTAGGAGTGCAATTGAGCTGATATGGAATTTGTGACAAAGAAGTTCCCATGCTAGACTGATCTTGTTTTTGTATTAGTGTATGTCTAGTCTTAATCAGATGTTAGATTAGTTATCTAGTCCCTCACATGTATTTGTGTCTATTAGAGATAATTGTGTCACATTATATCACTTTGGAGTTCATGTCATCCTATACATCTTGAGGTTAAGAAATAAGATAAAACAACTGCAATAATATCTATTGCAAGTgtatgtaaatattaaatataatttgttTATCAAGGATTACCATACAATGACTATGATTGCATAAAAGTAGttcaataataataaaatagatcTACAAAAAAATGAACATagtttacatggagaaaccctttcacaAATACTAAATATAACTCCCAATGAGTCATGAGTACAAAACTTAACCTCCATACCAATAATAGATGACATATTTGACTTGAAACTCCTCCATAATGACCATTATTTTAAAGTAGGTGTTCAAAATGATCACTCAATTTATATGAGACCCACCAACAACATACAAGATACTCTAGTACACAATTGTCGTGTCCAAGTTGAGAATTTTGCTAAAAATAGCTTCATAACAATTATTGCCAACTCCACATCCTTCATGAGTGCATATAACAATTAATGCCAAGATTCTATGAAAGTATTAATCATAAAATAATTTTTGAACCACACACTACAAGTCTAAGGACACTCTCCAACATGTTAGATGTTCATCTATCCTATCCACAATGTGGATGAGACCCACTTGATCAAGGTAAATTTCCTAGGCTTTGGTCAGTGATTTCTTTAAGAAAAAAAATCAGAATCATATGCATGATATGAAAGAGGCTAATACGAATTGGAAGCTTGTGGATAGTGGTTGTGATATTCTAGGTGGTAACAATAATCTATTGGACTAGGACCCCTTCCTACTTCTATAGTTAATGCGGTACTTTAATGTTTCTTTTTATAATTATCTAATTTCTAACCATTGTTTCCCTTTTGGGGCTATGTTTACTTTATTTTTAGTTTTACCATGCTGTTTTGTGATTCCCATATCTATTGATTTGATTTTGAAATGTGATCCCATGatgtgtactttattttaattttacaTTTCCAATTTTACTTATGATGTGAGTGTCAACATGAAATGCTTATAAAGCAAGAAAAGGCTCACTTGTTACTATTGTAACTTGGTTTTGTGTTTCCCTATTCAATGATCAACACATAGATTTAGTGATTGCCTCTCTAATGTAAGGATTTCCTCTTTATATCTAGTTAGTGAACCCCACACATTTGTAACCATCATAAATATCTATAAATTAGAACAAATCGGTAACCATTTTAAATAAGAATATGTTCATGAAAAAAAAAGTAATGACGAATGAATACTAATTTTGGAAACTCTTTAATGTTTTGTAATTTGAAATACCTAGTTCGATATTAGATCATAAATGAGTCAAAAATTATGATTATTGAATTTTATGTTTAATGAATCAAAATGACTAGTGTCCACAATGTTCTAAAACTGTGTGACTATTTCGAAAGGAGATGCTAAAACCATTTTCTCAATCGGGCAAGCATTCATGTTGAAAGAAAATAAcacaaaaatattttaatataacacATTTTTGGGAGACATTAACATGGACAATTATTTAAAGGATGCATGACTACACTAAAAATAACATCGTGATGAATGAAACCACAACTCTTAACATCTTAGGTGGTAGTTTAACAAATTGTTGTTGCTATTTATTTTCTTTTGCAATTGTCTAATTAGATAGATATAAATTGTATCAAAATATCCACCAATAATTAGATTAGTTAgaaagttaaataaattatttcataAAAGGGTATCAAGAGTGATATAAAatattgatgtaaaaaaaaaatcataattttttataaaatatttaaaaattaaaatactgAATAACACAGGCAACTTTGTTGGCCGTTTATTGATGGTTGATGATGCCACAACTTCTAGATGGGCCACTCCACCTTGCTCGCATCTTGGTGGATATTGACATTTCCTCACCCCTCCCTGGGGATGCGGTCCTTATGGTTGGGGACAGGCCTTGGACCCAACCACTAGATTTTGAGGCTTCCCCTTTCATTACAGAAAATGTTTCACCACGGGTCATTTAGCGTTAGACTTCTCCTTCCCACGTCACAAGGGGGTGGCTACTTTGTGGAAGGATGCCACCCTGGATCACTTGACTATTTATGCTACTGACTTGGTTGATGAGCCACCCTCTATCGACGATGCTATTGCTGATGCTTCTGTTGTTCATGAGGATTCAACTTCTATGGCTCCTGATTTGGATTCTACTCCTGTCGCCTCCAACTTGCAGCTCTGCTCTACATCTACTGCTTCTGCTCATGATGCCACTCCTCTGTAGCAGCCTGTTGTTGTACTGCAACAACCCCCTCCTGTTTTGCAGCAGCCAGTTTCTGCCTTGCAGTTGCACTCTCTTGAAGCTACTGATGGTACCCAAGTGGGGACCTTACTGCTTGACCACTCCCTTGATGGTCCCAATGACAATATCGCCTGGACTGTTCTTTGTCACAGGTAGAAGGGGAAGTTTTCCCCACCCCCCAGACCCCTCCTTGTCAAGGCTCGGGAGTCCCTACCCCTCCTTGAGCTGGGTCTGGGTTGTTGATGGTTTCTAAGGTTCTTGTTGTTGTAAATGTGTTGTCGATAGTCTCTGACTatgtttattgttgtaaatgtgttgttgatagtctttgactatgtAAAATGGTCGACGCCCTAGTCAACGCTGCTTTTTAATCAAACATTTGGTTTTTGTTTCTTAGGTCTAATTTCATGTATTGGTTTTGTGGTGTGCtcttatgatttattttttattagtttgtaatatttttttaaaggTATTATCTCTCTTTTCATGCACCTAAAAAAATTATCCAACTCAAAAGCTTATGACCTGAAAAATATAGTTGATGGCCAAACAAAACCCACAACAATTGATTAAATATGGTATAATAGTAACATTCACAACTCAGTGGTAGATATGATATAATAATAGGACTATATAGTCTAGAAATAAATAGTTTATTATTTTTTCAACTAAAAAGAGGGGTAAAAACTTATCGATTTTTCATTTTGGCcgtattttatatttaaattaaagaGAGATTCTTGATAAGAAGCTATATTTCTTTAAAACAATAAATTTATGAGATCAATTTTAATAaatcataaatatttattaaaagtgGTATCATTAAATAtagttttaaataataaatataatttaaaataaatcacattaAAAGAGTTTAATGTCTATATTCATATAAATGTATGTAGATTCTCATTCTGATTTTTATTTATGAATGTTGATaaaattctcaaaattttaatATATCAACTTGTTTGAAAcatatgaaatataatataattattaaaaattatcataaaaataataaattattttctcaACAAGAAAGAAATTTAAATTACATACACTTTTTTCTTTGTATAAATCATTACCAATAttacacaattttttttataaattaattttttataccCTCTTATAAGAACTTTTTTTATCATTATTCAAATACATTCACAATCCATATGAACATTATGTATTATCTTTCTTACTAATTGTTATTTCTTTATCCTTTAACATTTTAGAATAAATTGGTCGACATCGACATCTCCTCACCTCTCCCCAAGGATgttgttcttatggttggggataggccttggtctcAGCCGTTGGATTATGAAGGCCCGCCCTTTCGTTGTCGAAAATGTATCTCAACTAGGCATCTTGCTTCAGACTGTTCTCTTCCTTGCCATaagggtgttgctacttggtggaaagatgccacCATTGAACATTTGACTGTCAATACGTTAGATGCTACTTGTTCCTCTCATGATGATGATGTTTCCTCCTGTGATGAAGAGCCTCTCACTGCTGCTAAACCTTCTACCGATCCTCTCACTGATGTTCAGGAACCTTGTTCTACTACTGTTGAGCCTGCTTCTGGTGTTGCTCTGCTTCGACAACCTACCCTGCAACAATTTGCTGCTATTTCTCAACTTCCTACTGCGGTTCTACAACAACACTCTGCAGCTACTTTTAATCACAACTCTGCTGAATTACTTCCTCCCGATCTCTCTCTTGGTCCTAATGATTGTATCGCTTGGACTGTGGTTCATCGAAGGCGGAAGGAGAGGTCTTCCCCCCTTGTCCTAACCTCTCCCTCTCAAGGCTTGGGTGTCTCTTTCCCTCCTTCAGTTGGGTCTAGTTTGTTTTTTGTTCTGATTGTTGTAAAGGGGCTTGCTCCCTTGGTTTGTTTTGTCTTTttgatagtctttgactatgttaagggtcggCGCCGAAGTTAacactgcttttttaatcaaaaacattttagaataaataaaattatttataattatatataactatttttttataaaattatttagaACAGTTCAATTTAGACAGATCTATTATTAAAAGATATTTAATAAGTTTTGTATATGTGGTGAGTAAATTGTATAGAGATTTATAAATAAAAGTAGATAATTATTTAGTAttttttaatcatatatatataaataattagttaGTTAGAGGGTTAGATATTTTTTCAATATATGGAGTCTATTGAAGATTCAAATATTTATGGATTACACAAGCAAAGAATATACTCTCACCCTCGTCAATTATACTCAATTAATTGAGCTATAACCATTTGATATTATTTATTACTTTTTCATATAGATGAAGTGTAAACTAGGGTCCTCATACTTTGAGACATAAAGGCTATTAATTGATGCATTTACGTGTAATCAATTTCAAGATAATTAAGAagcaaaatgtttttgattaaaaaagcagtgaTAATTAGGGTGCCAAGCCTTTACATAGTAAGAGACTATCAATAATACAATTGCAACAACAAAACCTTACAATTCAACAACAACCCAGACCTAACTCAAGGAGGGGTAGGGACACCCACACCAGGATGGGTTTGGGGGGGTGGGGAAAATTTGCCCCTTCGCCTGCGACAAACAACAATCCAGGCTATACTGTCCTTGGGACCATGAAGAGAGTGATCAAGTGGTAAGGTCCTTGCTTGGATACTATTAGAAGGTTCGAGGGAGTGCAACAACGAGGCAACAACCGACTGCTGCAGAACAACAACACCAAAGGACTACTGCATAACAACAGTAGGCTACAATAGAGGAGTGGCTTCAGGAGCAAAAGCAGAAGATGTGGAGCGGAGCTGCAAGTCGAAGGCGACAGGAGTTGAATCCAAAGTTGGAGCCATAGGAGTTGGGACTTCACGGACATTGGCAACATTGTCCTCCTGAGAGGAATCAACTGAAACAGAGTCAGAAGCATAGATTGTCAGATGATCTTTAGtagcgtccttccaccaagtagcaacacctctaCGATGAGAGGGAGAACAGTCCGAAGCTAAGTGACCCGTTGAGAAGCACCTTCGACAACGAAAGGGGAATACATAATGTTATatgtatttagtttttttttattggAAGAAGATAAGAATTGCATAAGATCAGAAATACATACTTTGATGTAGAAACTCTAGCAAATACAACGAGACAACTGAGACAAAAACATAAAGACAGCTGAGGCAAAAACATTGAGACAACTATGCCAATTAGTAGTAGCAATTACATAGATAGAAACTGCTGTAGCAACCTACAAATGAGCCAAAGAAAACTAGATCCCAGCAAGAAACATAATCTCCACTCTATGCAACGGTAGCAAGATGAACACCACCCAACTAATGTTGAAGTTGTTAATAGAATGTGCTTAGGCAGTGAAAGTAGCATGACGAGCCAAACACCCTCCCTATCTGAGACATCAAGTATTGGATGGATCTGGTTGCACATAGCCTTCAAATTTTTACCTAAGTGAAACCTTGTGCTTGAGCTGAATTAGAAGATCTTCTGTTTGCACCTTGATAGCATCACTATTAACATGATCTTTTAAGGAGACAACTATAAGCATCATTTGAGTTGAGAGACTGCAACAAATGGTCTGAATTTTAATTTCCAATAGAAAAAAGGAGTGTGATAAGGATGCAAAGCATCTAAATTTCCAAATATGTTTAATTATAGTAAGATGTCAAGAGTTGGATATCACATTGTGGGTACATGAGGATCCCAGAAGAGCAACTTTCCAAGACCAAGAGAAGTGAAAAAGGGCAGGTAGGGAAGCAAAAAGCTCATTCCAAAGCAGTGTAGCATGACGATAAAACCAAAAGCAATGTTTAAATGATTCATAGTTACCACAAAAAGGACAAGAAGGGGCGTGTTGAGGAATTTAAGACAAGGTCTTGTGTGCGGGAGAAGTGGTGCAAAGAAACGAAAAATTCGGTTTCaaaaggtccacacaccaatgggactcttggtgcaagttatagagcTATATTGAAaagctcaactccccaagggacgttccattgttctctatctcacaggatccctcaagtcaatgcctttgctctcagatcactg is part of the Cryptomeria japonica chromosome 10, Sugi_1.0, whole genome shotgun sequence genome and harbors:
- the LOC131051687 gene encoding uncharacterized protein LOC131051687 — protein: MLIWAETYLDLVLVPSGLLFLGVYHLYLLYRILKYPHSTAIGFDNDKKKIWVHKMMEDIPRNTEIALQVISSNISAATYLAALSISLSSLIGTIVGSSTTNSQSKILADEIIYGDRSTSVGSIKYASLLLCFLIAFMSQVQCIRYFTHVNFLISTPGSSVPAHYVEDAVIRGSNFWALGLRAYYFAFPLLLWVFGPIPMFSCSLGMVCFLYFLDSKDNPIPPLGVKEQKTGLVAETKRRNQRGPVIESSNGHSTLASFMMTQMVSPQLQVG